GGGGTTCCTCTCTCCGGAGTCGCGGTAGGCCGTCTGCGTGTCGGACGCTGCGCCGGTGACGCCGGCGCGATATGGATCGGGCGTGCGTCGCCACGCCGCCAATCTCCTGTCGCTGTCGCGGGTCGTGCTGGCGCCCGTGTTCGCCGCGGCGGCGCTGGCGGCCGAGCAGGGCGCGTCGGGATGGATCGCGGCGGCGGTGTTCGCGCTGGTCATTGCCAGCGACGCCGTCGATGGACGGCTGGCGCGCCGGTTCGGCACGTCGTCCGACGCCGGCCGCGCCCTCGATCATGGCGCCGACATCATCTTTCTGCTCACCGCCTTTGCCGCCTACGTGTGGATCGGCGCTCTGTCGTGGTGGGTGCCGGCGGCGGTCGGTGTCGCCTTCGCCCTGTACGTCGTCGACTGGCGCCGGCCGTCGGCGCGGGGACCGCGCTGGGGTGCCGATCGCATCGGGCACCTCGGTGGCGTCGGCAACTGGGTGCTGCTCGGCGTGCTGATCGGCAACCACACCGTCGGTCTCGGGTGGCTGCCGCCGCCGGTGATGCGGCTGCTGTTCGCGCTCGTGCTCCTGTACTCGGCGGCGGCCATCGCCGGACGGTTGGCGGCGCGCCGCTGACCGCTCAGCGCGAGGACGTCGCGGGCGGCGGCGCGATCTCGGTGCTCACCGCGGTGCCCTGCACGAACATGCCGTGCAGGAAG
Above is a genomic segment from bacterium containing:
- a CDS encoding CDP-alcohol phosphatidyltransferase family protein, whose protein sequence is MRRHAANLLSLSRVVLAPVFAAAALAAEQGASGWIAAAVFALVIASDAVDGRLARRFGTSSDAGRALDHGADIIFLLTAFAAYVWIGALSWWVPAAVGVAFALYVVDWRRPSARGPRWGADRIGHLGGVGNWVLLGVLIGNHTVGLGWLPPPVMRLLFALVLLYSAAAIAGRLAARR